TAAGTGCTGCAACACTAAATGGATATCCTCTAAAGTGTCTGGGTTTAAATAGTCTAATGTGAGTAGCAGCATATTGATCACAAATAAAGCACTAGGCTCTATTGACTCAGCATGAGTTAACAGTTGTGTTTTTGTAATGAACTCCCGTTTTTGTTGACTGGTATCTTTAGATAATTCATTAAAGAGCATTATAAAATGTACAGGTTTGGCATTGAGACTAGCCAATTGCAAAAAAAGAGTCTGCAAATGTGGTTTCAAAGCCTCATGCTTGTAAATGGATTCAAGAATAGGCTGACTTAATGGTAGCAAGACAAGCAAGGAGCTATAGTTTAATTTCTCAAAGGATGCTTCATTGACTAGTAATTGAAACCAGTGAGTCAATTTTCCAACGTAGGCTGGATTATTACATTCGCTAAAAAACCATTGCAGTTCATCTTGATTGAATTGAGGAAGGAGTTTTTCGAAGTTATCCAGGCGTGTAATAAATTGCATGGCTTGAGCTGTCAAAAATGGATTAGTACTGTTTTTGATATGTAGAATTAAATTTTTTACCAGGTATAAGTTTTGATCAATGTCTCTGCTGTTTAAATAAGTGATTACTTTTTGCCAATTAGTTAAGTTCTTTTCCTGTATTGATTTGGTCAAAATAAGCGCCAGTGACTCAGGGGCTATGTGCTCGAGAGCAGTTGCTTCAATTTGTACTAAGTATTGTGCACTAAGGTGAGCATCCTCGCCTTGACTAATATTGACAGCAAGCCGCACCAAAAGAGGATCGAAACAATGCGGTAAACCTAGCTGTGTTGTGAGGAATGCAACACAGCGTTTATCCTCGTAAGAGGACGCTTTGGGATTCAATAAATGCCAGCAGGCCTCTTTTAACAAACAATAACTTTTTCTCCCTTCACTATCCAGGCTCTGTTGTGCAGCTTCCAGATTACTAAAAAGGGTTTGTAACTTTTTAGGAGTAGTTTGAAATTGACTTAATAAATGAAGGGCAACATTTTCGGCACTGTCTTTAGTTAATGGGGTAAGGTTTAAAACACGATTGGCTCTTAATTTCAAATCAGCTGCAGCATCACTTACGAGGTATCCTTGTAAAACAGTGGGTGTAAAATCTTGGAATATTGATGAGCGAGACGCTAAAAGATAAAAGCAAGTAGGATTGTTGAGTAAATAAAACGCTATTTTGGGTGATTGCTGGCATCCATCGACCCAATGATGTAATGGCGAGCGTGCATCGGTTGTCGTTTGTAAGCGCTGGCAGAAATGCTTCAGAATTTCATCGAATGTGACTTTGCAGTCTTTGTTTTCTTCTATCTTGTCAATGAATTGATCAATCAGTGTAATTAAATTTTTATCATCGATAAAGGGCATTAAATTATCAAGGAAATCCGCGCGTAAGGGTGCATTTAAAAGTAGATACAACAATAAGGGTTGCCGAGAGGTTTCTTTGAGCAATTCAGCCAAGCAATTAAACTCTTCTTTTGCCGCATTGCAACGCAACATATGCTGATATAACGCCAGCAGCTCTTCACTGGAGAAATCGCGGAGTAAAGCTAATTGCTCAGGCATTTTTAGCAGTTTCAATAAGTCATAGGTAGGTTGTAAAAGTGTTGCTTTATTAATGCCCGCTAGAAATAAAGCCGTTAGCCACTGATAACGTAACATACTATTGCTTTTAAAGTGATGTGATAAATGGGTGATAGACTCATTAATAACTGTATCGGAAAGTAAACTAACATTTTTGGCTAACGCTAAAAGGTGCTGCATCGACATAGTCGATTGACTAATTTTTTTAGCTAAAACACGATAGTAAGTAGCCGAAAGTAATTCATGTTCATTTTGAATAATTTGTCGCAGTGCAACTATGTGGCCACAAAGATTAATCAATTGTTTTTCATCGAGTCGCTCCAGGCAATCCTCTGTCAAGTCTCGATTTTGCGATTTACTCGTGGTAATAAAGTTTATGGTGATGATTTTGTCTTCATCATCAATGTCATTAATACACTTTAATATAGTGGCTTTGTCATGGACTCTATCAAGGAAAAGATCAAGAAAACGGATAATTTCAACCAAGTTTTTATTAGCATATTGAGAATAGTATTTTTTAAAATAATCACTTAGTTCATTGGGACATAATTGACTAAATACAGTCAGGAAGGCGTTGGTTGCTACTGTCTTTAGTAATGGATCTTGTCGGTCATATTGAGTGCTTTGGGTAAGTAGTTCGATGACTAACTCTTTTTGACGATTAGGAGCTAATTGTCCTTTCAGTCGCTTGATCATCAAAATATTAGCAAGCTCAGTGTTGTTATAAATTAATTGCCCATATTCTGCTTGAGAATGAGTTGCTCTTACAGTTAAAGCTGTGGCAAGAGCATCATACTTGGATAGGTATATTTGCCGACGCTCGGTAAAACGATGGTGTTGCTTTTCTCTAGAATCAGAGGCATAGGTTGCTGCAATGGCGCGTAGTTGAAAAAGGATATTAACAAGCTGCTCGGTACTAAGCGTCAATGTTAAATTATTCATACTGTTGTGTTCAACAGGGGATAACAGTACATAGCTTGCCAATTTACTAAGGTGATTATTTAACTCCTTATTCAAAGCACTGGAAGGGCGATTAAACACAATGTAGGTTACCAAAGGAGATAACCAGAAGGGTTTGCCATCAGCTGTTTCAAGTAGTCGGCTGTATAAACGCTCACGCTGGAGGGGTGGAAGATGGTGTAATAAAAGTAAAATATCATCCTGCTGCTGATGATTTTCAATCCAGTGGATAAGGCTTGAAAGAATAGTTTGCCAAAGGATTTGATTATTAATGGGGACAAGGGATTTTAATGTTTGGAGTAATTGAACGATATTCGTAGTATTCGAATTGTTAAGGGCCTCAATTAATAAGTGCAAATTAATTTTGACTTTTAATTCAAGACTGTTTTCGACGAGTTCATTTTCATTGAGAATAGTTAGCAGTATAGATAGCTTATCTATAGCTTGCTGCTCAATCAGTTTATCAATAATCAAATTCAGCGTGGTTAAATCAGCAGGAGTTTCAGCAAACAATTTTCGTGCTGTCACCAGATCGATCTGTGTGAGAAAGGCTGTCACAAGACTATTACTCATAACAAACTCCTGTTAGATCTTGATAGCCTTAATCTCCCAAGAGTTTAAGCACATCAAGATTTCCCAATCCGTTGGTTACAATCAGCATAACGATTTGAAAAAAAATTTCAATATCTGCGTTATTTTTGCCAAAAATGAGGTGAAAATAGAATAAGCAGAGAAAATATTTCCAGGCGACCAGCAAGCATTGAAAAAATTAACAACCATTTACTGGGTTGATTAAGATCTGCAAAGTTCTCACTGATAGTTCCAAGGCCAGCACCTGCATTAGCAAGAGATGCAGTAATTGCAGAGAAGGAAGTTATAAAGTCGTTTCCAAACGCCATAAATAGAATCATTAAACTCAAAAAGAGCGCAATAAATACGGAAAGAAAACCCCACATAGATTCTAAAATGGGTTCGGGTAAGCTATGTTTGCCAAATTTTATTGGTATTAATGCATGGGGATGCAATAGACGAACAATTTCTCGCTTGCTCTGTTTATAAATTAAAAGAGCACGAATAACTTTAACACCCCCACTCGTTGATGCCGCACAGCCCCCTACAAGCGCCAATATCATAAGAAACACAGGGACATAAGTCGGCCACGTACTAAAGGGGGCTGACATAAAACCGGTTGTTGTTGCCAGAGAAATCACATTAAACAAACTTTTTATTAGTGCATGGGGATTGGCGTCAAAAAAACCATAAAACACTAAGCTAATACTAATAAGTATGCTGGCACCAAAGAGAAAAAGAAGATAAAAGCGAAGCTCTTCATCATGCCAATAGGGAAAAAGGGTTCTTTTCTTTAACGCTAAAAAATGCAGGGCAAAATTAGTTGCTCCTAGTAACATAAAAAAGCATGCAATTAATTCAATCGTGTCACTTTGATAAAAGGCAAAACTCGTATCGTGCATAGAAAATCCGCCGGTAGAAACGGTGGCAAAACTTTCCCCTAATGCATCAAACCAATCCATCCCTGCTACCCAATAACTAAGCCAGCAGAATAAGGTTAAAAGTAAATACAAAGACCACAATGCTTTTGCGGTCTGAGCAATCCGTGGTGTTAATTTACTGTCTTTCATAGGACCTGGCGTTTCTGCTCTGAATAACTGCATACCCCCAACACCCAACATGGGCAAAATAGCTACCGCTAACACAACAATTCCCATTCCGCCTAAAAATTGCAGCTGCTGTCGATAAAATAATACGGCGTGGGGGAGTCCTTCTATATGCCTTATGATACTGGCCCCTGTAGTGGTAAACCCTGAAACGGATTCAAAAAAAGCATCCGTTATACTGTGGTTATGGTGCTTAATAGCAAAGATAAAAGGTAAGGATGCATAGAGGCAAAGAACAAACCAAAAAAGCACTACAATGAGAAAACCATCTCGAATTTTAAGCTCATGGTGTTGTTTTCTAAAGCTTAACCACAAGAAAGCACCTGTAGTAAATGTACAGGCAAATGCTGCGACAAAAGGCAACCAAAATTGCTCATGAAAGATAAAGTTAATAATAAGTGGAGTAAGCATACTCACACTAAACATCATTAAAAGCAGACCTAAGAGACGAAGAATAGTTTTGATTTGCATGGTTTAGCTCATAAATGTCAAGCTAACTTGGAAGAGCGATTCAATTTGTCGAACATATCGTCTTTTTAATAGCAGCAATATTACATGGTCTCCTGATTGCATTACAAGTTCTGGTGAGGGCATAATTAACTTCTCTTCGCGCATGACCGCGGCAATAAAGCTGCTTGGAGGAAGTTCAATTTGCGAAAGTGAGCGTCCCACAACTTGAGAGGTCAAATTATCACCATGTGTAATTAATTCAATAGCCTCTGCCTCATCATTCTGTAAACGATGGACTTTCACCATATTCCCGCGACGAAGTTTAGTCAGAATGCTGCCGATAGTAATTAATTGCGGGGAAATCGCATGATCAATATTGCTATCTTCAATTAATTCCACATAGGCATTGCGATTGACAAGTGCAATAGCATGACGAGCGCCTAATCGCTTAGCTTGCAGACAAGACATAATATTGGCTTCATCATCATTCGTCACAGCACAAAAGACATCAGTAAATTCAAT
The nucleotide sequence above comes from Legionella hackeliae. Encoded proteins:
- a CDS encoding TrkH family potassium uptake protein; this encodes MQIKTILRLLGLLLMMFSVSMLTPLIINFIFHEQFWLPFVAAFACTFTTGAFLWLSFRKQHHELKIRDGFLIVVLFWFVLCLYASLPFIFAIKHHNHSITDAFFESVSGFTTTGASIIRHIEGLPHAVLFYRQQLQFLGGMGIVVLAVAILPMLGVGGMQLFRAETPGPMKDSKLTPRIAQTAKALWSLYLLLTLFCWLSYWVAGMDWFDALGESFATVSTGGFSMHDTSFAFYQSDTIELIACFFMLLGATNFALHFLALKKRTLFPYWHDEELRFYLLFLFGASILISISLVFYGFFDANPHALIKSLFNVISLATTTGFMSAPFSTWPTYVPVFLMILALVGGCAASTSGGVKVIRALLIYKQSKREIVRLLHPHALIPIKFGKHSLPEPILESMWGFLSVFIALFLSLMILFMAFGNDFITSFSAITASLANAGAGLGTISENFADLNQPSKWLLIFSMLAGRLEIFSLLILFSPHFWQK